TCCCTAACATCATCCCCACCGCATTCATCAACCGCCACCAAGCAAAACCGGCCTTGCCTCACCGTCCGCTCCAACTCCTCCACGACCCTCCACGGAAACAGAGCATCATCAAGATGCGCAGTAAACGCGAAATCAAACGCACCGTCGAAAAAATGAAGGTTATGAGGATCAGCTCTTCTCACGAGAGGAAGCGAATCCACCAACTCCACGGCGGTAATGTCATATAACTCGATCTGGGCCATCTCCATCGGAGCGTGTCCGGCGGCGGCAGAGAGGCAGAGAGCTTTGGTGTGGTTGCAAAGCGATCCGAGATTGCGGAATCGGAGGAAGTAAGAGGAGAAGGAGGAGAGACGCGATGTCCAAGCCTTGGAGGACCAGAGGCGAGCGTTCTTCTTCGGTAGGGATATTGATTTTGTAAGTTTTTTTTATATTTGATATTGATTTACATTTTGTTTTGAAATCAATGATTTTTGGTAATATAAAAAACTTTAAAAATAAAAAAATAACATGATGATTTGTCATAATATGATTGGCGGTTTGGCTTATAGTTTCTATTTTTATATATTAAGAATTTTTTTTAATTAATTGTTTATAAATTTTATTACAATAATATAATTAAATAAGAAATCCTTGGTTGGCCCATAAGTTTATAGGCCCATAGGTTTTGTGCATAATAATAGGGTTGAACTAGGGTTGGCCCGCCCTACGGGCGGTATATTAGTTAAAAACCCAAGTTCATGTTGGTTTGACTGAGAGGTTGATTGTTTGCTGATTTTGGATTAGATTCTAGTTTTTGTTTTTCTAAAATCTACTTTTTACCCAATCAAGATTTAACTAAAATAGATTCCCTAAAAAACCAGTTTTTTTACTCCTACACCATTTTATACATAGAAACCAAAATCCACTTTTTATGTGCTTTTGTGGTTTCCAAACGACTGACTTCATTCTTTCAAGAAATTAGTTTTTCATATATATAATTATATCTGCCATTCTAGAAAACAAACAAAAAAACTTACAAATAATAATCTTCTCTACGAATTAAGTTATTTTAATTTTTATATAAGTTATTTATAATTTTTTAGTCAATATTTATACCATGAATCTTATAGAAAAGTTAAATAATTTCTTTAGTTATAAGTATTATACATTTATTACACTGGAATTTATTATTATTTTTTTAAATCAGCTTTTAATTTTATATAATATTTAAATTACAAAAAATTATTATTTTTACCAAAGTTATAAAATATATTTAAACTAAAACTACACTAAAATAAAAAACCAAAATTTAAAATAAATCTTTATTATTTTTATATCATTAGTTTTAGAAAAACTAAAAATTTACAGAAAATAACAA
This sequence is a window from Brassica oleracea var. oleracea cultivar TO1000 chromosome C1, BOL, whole genome shotgun sequence. Protein-coding genes within it:
- the LOC106328835 gene encoding uncharacterized protein LOC106328835, translated to LPKKNARLWSSKAWTSRLSSFSSYFLRFRNLGSLCNHTKALCLSAAAGHAPMEMAQIELYDITAVELVDSLPLVRRADPHNLHFFDGAFDFAFTAHLDDALFPWRVVEELERTVRQGRFCLVAVDECGGDDVREIARLFLKSKLVDVANVTLEGSKKTSILLKVQDFKT